From Leptidea sinapis chromosome 12, ilLepSina1.1, whole genome shotgun sequence, the proteins below share one genomic window:
- the LOC126967331 gene encoding uncharacterized protein LOC126967331, whose amino-acid sequence MGIVRRVPVDLSMNDFVESVSLPTGCGKILKARRFNRKVIEEGKVTWLPTQTIVITFHGQVLPEKISLFHNSLPVETYLFPTIQCLNCCRFGHIKTVCRSNPRCYKCTQAHAGSSCDTTEKDAICINCSGQHFATNKECPELGRQKTIKIIMSQENISYEEASNRCPKVMRPYSEILRNPSVSHNYSSAHMSQTPTPSPTVSYKKTVFSSPRSKPLLSKPYDRAAHQAIIADVPSAFPNGSALNHQVSSSSSTQDDNLLEALLSILLSLITKNNLSLPSNVAHQLSQILSIGKIHGPSVHSSMEHQKPTS is encoded by the coding sequence ATGGGTATAGTCCGCCGGGTTCCTGTGGACTTATctatgaacgattttgtggagtCTGTCAGTCTTCCCACTGGTTGTGGTAAGATTTTAAAGGCTCGCAGATTCAACAGAAAGGTCATTGAGGAAGGTAAAGTTACTTGGTTACCTACTCAAACAATTGTAATAACTTTCCATGGTCAAGTGCTTCCTGAAAAAATATCCCTCTTCCATAATTCCCTCCCTGTTGAAACCTACCTTTTCCCTACAATCCAATGCCTTAACTGCTGCCGATTTGGTCACATCAAAACTGTATGCAGATCTAACCCAAGATGTTACAAATGTACTCAAGCTCATGCTGGTAGCTCATGTGATACAACTGAAAAGGATGCTATCTGTATTAACTGTTCAGGACAACACTTTGCCACAAACAAGGAATGCCCTGAACTGGGcagacaaaaaacaattaaaattattatgtccCAAGAGAACATTTCCTATGAGGAGGCCTCAAATCGTTGCCCAAAGGTGATGAGGCCATACTCAGAAATTCTCCGTAACCCCTCTGTATCCCATAACTACTCCTCAGCACACATGAGCCAGACACCCACTCCTTCTCCCACAGTCAGCTATAAGAAAACTGTATTTTCTTCTCCACGTTCCAAACCCTTATTGAGTAAACCTTATGATCGAGCTGCTCACCAAGCTATCATTGCTGATGTACCTTCAGCCTTCCCAAATGGCTCTGCCCTAAACCACCaagtttcttcttcttcatcaacACAGGATGATAACCTCTTGGAGGCCCTCCTGTCAATCTTACTCTCTTTGATTACTAAGAACAATCTTAGCCTACCGTCCAACGTTGCCCATCAACTATCACAAATCTTATCTATTGGTAAAATTCATGGCCCCAGTGTCCATTCTTCAATGGAACACCAGAAGCCTACGTCCTAA